The Armatimonadota bacterium genome has a segment encoding these proteins:
- a CDS encoding heterodisulfide reductase-related iron-sulfur binding cluster → MQHAIPAERYGAVGANMAHAVEACVHCGFCLPACPTYRILGEEMDSPRGRIFLMKEALEGRLRWQEVLPYVDRCLGCLGCQTACPSGVRYVELVTPFRELAERRHRRPLPDRLLREFVMTILPFPVRFRAVARIGVLVRPLRRILPARPRAMLDLLPPRLPRANALPAVTPARGKPRARVALLVGCVQQVLAPQINWAVVRVLSHNGVEVVVPRGQGCCGALALHSGFGELARRLARHNLRVFPEDVDAVVVSAAGCGSAMQEYKLLFQGHPEAERATALATQARDVSTFLYELGFTPPPPLPRPVRAVYHDACHLLHAQGIHEAPRRLLASVGNLELVEPADAEICCGSAGIYNLEHPEIAAELGRRKAQSLLSTGAEVVATGNIGCMVQLRTHLRALRRPLAVLHTFEILDRAYAGAPLGEGRGLPPSGTMA, encoded by the coding sequence GTGCAGCACGCCATTCCCGCGGAGCGATATGGCGCCGTGGGGGCGAACATGGCGCACGCGGTGGAGGCGTGCGTCCACTGCGGGTTCTGTCTTCCCGCCTGCCCTACCTACCGGATCCTCGGCGAGGAGATGGACTCCCCCCGGGGCCGGATCTTCCTCATGAAGGAGGCGCTGGAAGGCCGGCTTCGGTGGCAGGAGGTCCTGCCATATGTGGACCGATGTCTGGGGTGCCTCGGCTGCCAGACCGCCTGTCCTTCGGGGGTGCGGTACGTGGAGCTGGTGACACCCTTCCGAGAACTCGCAGAGCGCAGGCATCGGCGCCCGCTCCCGGATCGTCTTCTGCGGGAATTCGTGATGACGATCCTGCCCTTTCCGGTGCGATTCCGGGCGGTGGCGCGGATCGGAGTCCTGGTGCGGCCCCTCCGGAGGATTCTGCCGGCCCGGCCACGGGCCATGCTCGATCTCCTCCCCCCGCGCCTTCCCCGGGCGAACGCTCTCCCCGCGGTGACCCCGGCCCGGGGGAAGCCCCGGGCGCGGGTGGCGCTCCTCGTGGGCTGCGTGCAGCAGGTGCTGGCCCCCCAGATCAACTGGGCCGTGGTTCGCGTGCTGAGCCACAACGGGGTGGAGGTGGTGGTGCCGAGGGGACAGGGATGCTGCGGTGCCCTCGCCCTGCACTCGGGCTTTGGGGAGCTCGCCCGCCGGCTCGCACGGCACAACCTCCGGGTCTTTCCGGAGGACGTGGACGCGGTGGTAGTCAGCGCCGCGGGGTGCGGGTCCGCCATGCAGGAGTACAAGCTGCTGTTTCAGGGACATCCGGAGGCAGAGCGGGCAACGGCGTTGGCCACCCAAGCCCGGGATGTCAGCACGTTTCTCTATGAGCTCGGCTTCACTCCTCCTCCCCCCCTTCCCCGTCCCGTGCGGGCGGTCTACCACGACGCCTGCCACCTGCTCCACGCGCAGGGGATCCACGAGGCCCCCCGGCGCCTGCTCGCGAGCGTGGGCAACCTGGAGCTCGTGGAGCCCGCGGACGCGGAGATCTGCTGTGGGTCCGCGGGCATCTACAACCTGGAACACCCCGAGATCGCTGCAGAGCTGGGTCGGCGGAAGGCACAGAGTCTGCTGTCCACCGGGGCGGAGGTGGTGGCCACGGGGAACATCGGGTGCATGGTTCAGCTCCGCACACACCTCCGGGCTCTGCGAAGGCCTCTTGCAGTTCTGCACACCTTCGAGATCCTGGACCGGGCCTACGCGGGCGCGCCGCTCGGGGAGGGGAGGGGGTTGCCCCCTTCTGGGACAATGGCGTAG
- a CDS encoding MFS transporter, whose protein sequence is MDPGQRRVVTLAVMLGMFLAALDTTIVATALPTITRLLEGFELYPWVAASYALTMTAGTPVFGRLADRYGRRRVYLFGIAAFLAGSALCGAAGSMRQLVVFRAVQGIGAGALLPIAITIVGDLYTLEERARIQGLFSGMWGLASILGPLLGGFIVSVGSWRWIFYANLPVGLVALWIVARAYRERPRHQPGSLDVAGALLMVASVVALLVGVEGGRIRPGFVFTGVALGAALLLWERRTEDPVLPLELFGNRVVTVSTISNVLVGAAFSGGVYYIPLFVQGAQGRSATEAGLALTPLMLGWTTASLVGSRLVLRFGFRPVVTLGLALFSGGLAFLTRLHPSVPGLWVQGATALLGVGIGFAALTFILAVQTSVAYEQRGLATSLVLFSRNIGGSVGVSLLGNLLFLRLAAQGVPPHRIQEILNPRALEGVSAEALAGTRDALAGALSFVFAVSLVSALLALISVRGLPAGRPTAPGGLAPVPGE, encoded by the coding sequence GTGGATCCCGGACAGCGGCGGGTGGTGACGCTGGCGGTCATGCTGGGGATGTTCCTGGCGGCCCTGGACACCACCATCGTAGCGACCGCCCTCCCCACCATCACGCGCCTGCTGGAGGGCTTCGAGCTCTATCCGTGGGTCGCAGCCAGCTACGCCCTCACCATGACCGCGGGGACTCCGGTGTTCGGCCGGCTCGCGGACCGCTACGGCCGCCGTCGGGTGTACCTCTTCGGGATCGCGGCCTTCCTGGCGGGTTCCGCGCTGTGCGGCGCGGCTGGCTCCATGCGGCAACTCGTGGTGTTCCGGGCGGTCCAGGGGATCGGCGCTGGGGCCCTTCTCCCCATCGCCATCACCATCGTGGGAGACCTGTACACCCTGGAGGAGCGTGCCCGGATCCAAGGGCTGTTCAGCGGGATGTGGGGACTCGCCAGCATCCTGGGACCGTTGCTGGGAGGCTTCATCGTGAGCGTGGGGTCGTGGCGGTGGATCTTCTACGCGAATCTCCCGGTCGGGCTCGTGGCCCTGTGGATCGTGGCCCGTGCTTACCGCGAACGCCCAAGACACCAGCCAGGTTCCCTGGACGTGGCCGGCGCCCTCCTGATGGTGGCCTCCGTGGTCGCCCTCCTGGTGGGGGTGGAGGGCGGGAGGATTCGCCCGGGGTTCGTGTTCACCGGCGTAGCTCTAGGAGCCGCACTCCTCCTGTGGGAACGTCGGACGGAGGATCCCGTGCTTCCCCTGGAGCTGTTCGGTAACCGGGTGGTGACGGTGAGCACCATCAGCAACGTGCTGGTAGGAGCGGCATTCTCCGGAGGTGTTTACTACATTCCCCTGTTCGTGCAGGGTGCCCAGGGGAGAAGCGCCACGGAAGCAGGTCTGGCCCTCACCCCGCTCATGCTGGGGTGGACTACCGCGAGCCTGGTAGGCAGCCGCCTCGTCCTGCGGTTCGGGTTCCGACCCGTGGTCACCCTGGGCCTCGCCCTCTTCAGCGGCGGACTTGCTTTCCTCACCCGCCTCCATCCCTCCGTGCCGGGGCTGTGGGTGCAGGGCGCCACCGCGCTGCTGGGGGTGGGGATCGGATTCGCGGCGTTGACCTTCATCCTCGCGGTACAGACCTCCGTGGCCTACGAGCAGCGGGGGCTTGCCACCTCCCTGGTCCTGTTCTCCCGCAACATCGGGGGGTCCGTGGGAGTGAGCCTGCTGGGAAACCTGCTGTTCCTGCGCCTGGCCGCACAAGGAGTTCCCCCGCATCGAATTCAGGAAATCCTGAATCCCAGGGCCCTGGAGGGGGTCTCCGCGGAGGCCCTGGCGGGGACTCGAGACGCCCTGGCAGGTGCCCTGAGCTTTGTCTTCGCCGTCTCTCTGGTGTCCGCTCTGCTGGCTCTGATCTCCGTGCGGGGACTCCCCGCAGGACGTCCCACCGCCCCGGGAGGACTAGCGCCCGTTCCCGGGGAGTGA
- the arsN2 gene encoding arsenic resistance N-acetyltransferase ArsN2 — MVEYRPARREDLEAICALLTACGLSPEGVADWLDTFWVALDDGALVGVAGLERYGDVTLLRSVATHPAYRGRGVAAALCRRLLALAQAQGVRTVYLLTQTAEGYFRRFFGFRAIPRAAADPRLQASLQFARTCPDSAVLMALELEPLRPQDHNTPT, encoded by the coding sequence ATGGTGGAGTACCGGCCGGCTCGACGGGAAGATCTGGAGGCCATCTGTGCCCTGCTGACGGCCTGCGGGCTCTCCCCGGAGGGCGTCGCGGACTGGCTGGACACCTTCTGGGTGGCCCTGGATGACGGTGCCCTGGTGGGGGTCGCGGGACTCGAGCGGTACGGGGACGTGACCCTGCTCCGCTCTGTCGCCACACACCCCGCGTACCGAGGCCGGGGCGTCGCAGCCGCTCTCTGCCGCCGCCTCCTCGCTCTCGCGCAGGCGCAGGGTGTGCGCACCGTATACCTGCTCACGCAGACGGCAGAAGGATATTTCCGCCGTTTCTTCGGATTCCGGGCCATCCCGCGAGCGGCCGCGGACCCGCGCCTGCAGGCCTCCCTCCAGTTCGCCCGTACCTGCCCAGATTCCGCGGTGCTCATGGCGCTGGAGCTGGAACCCCTCCGGCCCCAAGACCACAACACCCCCACCTGA